One Campylobacter concisus DNA segment encodes these proteins:
- a CDS encoding barstar family protein, with the protein MKSVILDAKKMLEKEKMHEYFAKKFDLPEYYGRNLDALFDCLCEINEPTLIKLKNENALDSATKESLTQLFRDVCNENEMVKFELVKDEK; encoded by the coding sequence ATGAAAAGCGTGATCTTAGATGCCAAAAAGATGCTCGAAAAAGAAAAAATGCATGAGTATTTTGCTAAGAAATTTGACCTGCCAGAGTACTACGGCAGAAATTTAGACGCGCTCTTTGACTGCCTTTGCGAGATAAATGAGCCAACTCTTATAAAGCTAAAAAACGAAAATGCTTTGGATAGTGCCACAAAAGAGAGCTTAACCCAGCTATTTCGCGACGTTTGCAACGAAAATGAGATGGTTAAATTTGAGCTTGTAAAAGATGAAAAATGA
- a CDS encoding MqnA/MqnD/SBP family protein, with protein MIFGKIDYLNLLPFHVFLKSAPLSSQIKKAIEFKKGVPSKLNRALNARKIDAAVISSIASKKANLKKLNFGIVAKKDVKSVLVRKNSAPKPDPASASSNALAKVLKLNGEVIIGDRALKAYLSEGKECFYDLGQIWHEKTNLPFVFGRFSYVKNGSFYKKLVAKFLQKNVKIPNYILAQYAKSRDISEQDIKWYLKFISYKIGPKEQKSLRKFFKEYILLKAAKKN; from the coding sequence ATGATATTTGGAAAAATTGATTATCTAAATTTACTCCCATTTCACGTATTTTTAAAATCAGCCCCATTAAGCTCTCAGATAAAAAAGGCGATCGAGTTTAAAAAAGGCGTGCCAAGCAAGCTAAATAGAGCCCTAAACGCTAGAAAGATCGACGCTGCGGTGATCTCAAGCATAGCTAGCAAAAAGGCAAATTTAAAGAAGCTAAATTTTGGAATAGTCGCCAAAAAAGATGTAAAAAGCGTGCTTGTGCGCAAAAACTCAGCCCCAAAGCCAGATCCTGCCTCAGCTAGCTCAAACGCCCTAGCCAAGGTGCTTAAACTAAATGGCGAGGTGATCATAGGCGACAGGGCGCTAAAGGCATACTTAAGTGAGGGCAAAGAGTGCTTTTACGACCTTGGTCAAATTTGGCACGAAAAGACAAATTTGCCATTTGTTTTTGGTAGATTTTCTTACGTAAAAAATGGCTCGTTTTACAAAAAACTGGTCGCAAAATTTCTACAAAAAAATGTAAAAATTCCAAATTATATATTAGCCCAGTATGCCAAAAGCCGCGACATAAGCGAGCAAGATATCAAGTGGTATTTGAAATTTATAAGCTACAAGATCGGTCCAAAAGAGCAAAAATCACTCAGAAAATTTTTTAAAGAGTATATATTATTAAAAGCAGCAAAAAAGAATTAA
- a CDS encoding ribonuclease domain-containing protein, protein MNKRLLPALVAFVIAIIIATFFFSKEGGEANKNAQILLEQLNKEGQKSQSLAENGSYTSKDEVALYIYKFNKLPKNFITKKEALELGWDAKSGNLWQVSGGKSIGGDRFSNREKRLPEADGRKWFECDVNYNGGRRGAERILYSNDGLIYYTPDHYEHFYLLYEKRMQ, encoded by the coding sequence TTGAACAAAAGACTTTTGCCAGCTCTAGTTGCCTTTGTCATTGCTATCATCATCGCCACCTTCTTTTTTTCAAAAGAGGGTGGCGAGGCAAACAAAAACGCTCAAATTTTACTTGAGCAGCTCAATAAAGAAGGGCAAAAGAGCCAGAGCCTCGCAGAAAACGGCTCATATACCTCAAAAGATGAGGTCGCACTTTATATCTATAAATTTAACAAGCTACCAAAGAATTTCATAACCAAAAAAGAGGCACTTGAACTTGGCTGGGACGCAAAAAGCGGAAATTTATGGCAGGTAAGTGGCGGCAAAAGCATCGGTGGGGATAGATTTTCAAACAGAGAAAAGAGGCTACCTGAGGCTGATGGTAGAAAGTGGTTTGAGTGCGATGTGAATTATAATGGTGGCAGGCGCGGCGCTGAGAGAATTTTATACTCAAACGACGGGCTTATCTACTACACGCCCGATCACTACGAGCATTTTTACCTGCTTTATGAGAAGAGGATGCAATGA
- the upp gene encoding uracil phosphoribosyltransferase has translation MQNVKLISHPLIEHKLTILRDKNTQPFQFRMLVDEISYLMIFEATRNLKVKDVKVQTPVAVADAKRLTTKVMICPILRAALGMLDSVFTIIPDASVGFLGFQRNEETAQAEFFYAKLPKDAKERMAIIIDPMFATGGTAIDAVKFLREKGVKEIKFISIIAAPEGLKRFSEIYPDVEVYTASIDEKLNEKNYIVPGLGDAGDRVFNTL, from the coding sequence ATGCAAAACGTGAAGCTCATCTCACACCCATTGATCGAGCATAAATTAACAATCTTACGTGATAAAAACACCCAGCCTTTTCAGTTTCGCATGCTAGTTGATGAGATCAGCTACCTTATGATCTTTGAGGCGACTAGAAATTTAAAGGTAAAAGATGTCAAAGTCCAAACACCAGTTGCGGTGGCAGACGCAAAAAGGCTCACTACAAAGGTGATGATATGCCCTATCTTAAGGGCTGCTCTTGGCATGCTTGATAGCGTCTTTACCATCATACCAGATGCGAGCGTTGGCTTTTTGGGCTTTCAGCGAAACGAAGAGACAGCGCAGGCTGAGTTTTTCTACGCAAAGCTTCCAAAAGACGCAAAAGAGCGCATGGCGATCATCATCGACCCTATGTTTGCGACTGGTGGCACGGCGATAGATGCAGTTAAGTTCTTGCGTGAAAAGGGCGTTAAAGAGATCAAATTTATCTCTATCATCGCCGCACCTGAGGGGCTAAAGAGATTTAGCGAAATTTATCCAGACGTCGAGGTCTATACGGCATCTATCGATGAGAAACTAAACGAGAAAAACTACATCGTACCAGGTCTTGGTGACGCTGGCGATAGAGTTTTTAACACTCTTTAA